In Nocardia sp. NBC_01327, the genomic stretch AGTCGGGCCCGAAGAACCCGTAGTCGTCCCGGCGAAGGGTGGTCGGATCGAAGCCCATCGGTTCACTCCCTTGTGCGCTGCCCGCCTCAGCGGCGAATACAACGCCACCGTAGCAATTGGTCGCGCGTAATACAACGGTCGCGTAGGATTTCCTCGAGAAGGCGAGTCGGCGGAGGTGTGGCAGCAGTGACGGAATCGGGTACGGCGACCGAACGGCCGCGACGTCGGTATGCCCCGCGCCTGCCACCCGAGCAGCGCCGGGCGCAGCTGCTCGACGCCGCCTTCGAGGTCCTGACCCGGGTGGAGCTGCACGAACTCAGCATGGAGGCGGTCGCGCAGGCGGCGGGTGTGGGAAAACCGGTGCTGTACACCGTGTTCAAGACCCGCGCCGATCTGGTCGAGGCACTGCTCGAACGCGAGCGCGAACTGGCGCTCGAGCAGGTGGTGACCACCCTGCCGACGGATCTGCTTGGCGCGGATCCGGTGGTGGCGGCCTCCTCGGCGGTCGAGGCGTTTGTCGGTGTGGTGCTTGCCAATCCGACGCGCTGGCGGCTGATCCTGGCGAGCCCCGGTAGTGCGCCGGCGGAATACCGTGCGGCACTGCGCAGTTCCCGCACCGGCATCTTCGAGCAGGCCGAGGCGCTCGTCCGCATGGGCGCGGCACTCGATCCGCGCTGGGCCACAGTCGATTCCGGCCTGCTCACCAATTCCCTGCTCACCGTCGCGGAGATGCTGGGCGGGCTCGCGGTCAGCGAGCCGGACGAATATCCCGCGCAGCGACTGGAAGGGTTCGTCCGCGCCATCGTCCAGCTGCTGACCGGCGGCCGAGAATAATCGGTTGACGGTCGCCGCGGCGCCGCGCTAACTTCGCAACCCTCATGCATTACTTCTTCCTGTAAATCGCCCCGGCGACGCGTCGAGCATTCGCTCCGCGTCGATCACTCACCGCGATCCGGTTCCTAACCGAGAACAGGGGATACCCATGCCTATCGGCCAACTCACGCTGTCCGAAATCACCAAGCGCTACCACGATTCCGCCGTCCTGGACCGCGTCAGCCTGTCCATCCGTCCCGGCGACAAGGTCGGCGTCGTCGGTGACAACGGCTCCGGAAAATCGACGCTGCTACGCCTCATGGCCGGCCGCGAGCGTCCCGACAATGGCGACGTCATCGTCCAATCACCCGGCGGGATGGGCTATGTGGCGCAAACCCTGGACCTGCCCCTGACCGCTACCGTTGACGACGCAATCAACCTGGCGCTGAGCGATATTCGGGAGCTGGAGGCACGCCTGCGATCCGCCGAGCTGGCACTGGTCGCACCGGGCCCGCTCGGCAAACGACTCGCCGCCTACGACGATCTGCTGGTGCGATTCGAAGCACGCGGCGGCTATGAGATCGATCAGCGCGTGGCGACCGCCCTGCACGGCCTCGGCCTCCCCGATCTCGCCCGAGATCGCCTGCTGGGCACACTGTCCGGCGGCGAACTCCGGCGCCTGGCGCTCGCGGCCACCCTCGCATCCGCACCGGAACTCCTGCTGCTGGACGAGCCGACCAACGATCTCGACGACACCGCCGTCGAATGGCTGGAACAGCATCTACGCGCACATCGCGGAACGGTCGTCGCCGTCACCCACGACCGCGTATTCCTGGAACGCATCACCTCGGTGGTCCTGGAGGTGGCCGCCGGCCGCGTCTCCCGCCACGGCAACGGCTACACCGGATACCTCACCGCGAAAGCCGCCGAACGCCAACGCCGACAACAGGAATACGACGCCTGGCACACCGACTTGTCCCGCAGCCAACGCCTGGCCACCTCGAATGTAGTCCGCCTGGAAGCGATTCCCCGCAAACTCCCCCTGGCAGTATTCGCCGCAGGCCCCTTCCGCACCCGAACCCGCGGCCACGGCACCATGTCCCGCATCCGCAACGCCAAGAAACGAGTAAACCGCCTAACCGCGAATCCAGCCGCACCACCCCCGAATCCCCTGCACTTCACCACCGAATGGAACCAACCGAGTAACTCCCCGGCCCCGCAGTTCCCGGACGGTCCGCTGCGGTTCGACTCCGAAAGCAACTCGGCGAGTGAGCTGCTGGAGCCGCAAGTCGCGGGGCGTGCCGCGTGTGTCGGGGACGGTCGGCTGCGATTGGACGCGGAGGGTGGCGTAGCCGGTGGGGTGTCTGAGCTGTCGGTTGCAGAGCTTGTCGATGTTGTGGTGGATGGGCGGTTGCGCCTGGGGGAGTTGCGGATCGGTGTGGGGGATCGGCTGCTGGTTACCGGTCCCAATGGGGTTGGGAAGACGACGTTGCTGCGGGTGCTGGCGGGGGAGTTGGTGGCGGATCGGGGTGTGGTGACGGTGCGGGGACGGGTCGGGCATCTGCGGCAGGAGGAATCGCCGTGGGCGGCGGACCGGACTGTCTTGGACGCCTTCGCTTCCGGTCGCCTCGGCTGTCCTGACGAGCACGCCGAGCAGCTGCTCGCGCTCGGGCTGTTCCGCCCGGCGGATCTGGGGCTGCGGATCGGTGAGCTGTCCTACGGGCAGCGCCGCCGTATCGAATTGGCCAGGCTGGTCAGCGATCCCGCGGATCTGCTGCTGCTGGACGAGCCGACCAATCACCTGTCACCCGCCCTGGTGGAGGACCTGGAGCAGGCTTTGCTCGGATTCTCGGGTGCGGTCGTGCTGGTCACCCACGATCGCAGGATGCGGGCGCAGTTCCAGGGTCGGCGCTTGGAAATGGTTGCGTCGCAGCACCTTCACTGCGCAACCTAGTCATGGCGCGTTCGCCCAGGGTGGTTCACCCGCTGCATGCGTAGGCATCGCGCGGTCGCCCACGGTGGTTCCGCTGCGCTACTTAGTCCTGGAGCCGTCATTCACGGTGGTTCATCCGCCCCACTGCGCAGTGGGGCGATCATTCACGGCAGCTCGCCCAGCGCCCGGATGATCGCCCACGCCTCGTCCTCGGGCGCGGATGTCCAAGGGGCAGTGGGTTTGTGGATCCGGAGCGAGGCGATGCCGTGCAGGACGCTCCAGATCCGCAGCGACAGTGTGCGATCGGCGGCGGCGCCCGCGACCTGGAGCAGTTCGGCGAGCCGATCGAGCAGATCCAGGCCGGGCCCGGCGCCGGAATCGATGGCGGGATCGGGCCGTTCGAACAGCAGCTGGTACGCACCCGGATAGTCCCGGGACCACTGGAGATACGCGCCGATCAGCGATCGCAGCCGTGTCTCGGCTGTGCCCTCGGCTGCCTCACCGGCGTCGAGCGCGGTGCGCAGCCGCCCGAACAACTCCTCGGTGACGGCGTACATGAGCGCCTCCTGCGAGGGGAAGTGCATGTACACCGCACTCGGCGCGACCCCACTGGCGCGGGCAATGGCCCGCAGTGAAGGCGCGGGCAGCGCCTGCGGCTCCAGCAGCAGATCGATAGCGGCCGTGACCAGCTCTCCGCGCAATTGCTCACCTTCGCCGCGCACCCGCCGTGGTCGCGCAGTACCCATCGGACCTCCTTGACAGCAATCACTGAACAGGTGTTAAGTTTAACTCACTGAACACCTGTTCACCTTCAGGAGAAGATCATGGATCAATGGAACGGTTCCACGGCGGTAGTCACCGGTGCGAGCAGCGGAATCGGCGCGGAGTTCGCCACCGCGCTCGCCCGGCGGCAGTGCAATCTGGTGCTTGTCGCCAGGCGGGAGGATCGACTGCGTGACCTCGCCACACGCATCGAGGGCGAATACGGCGTCCGGGTACAGGTGGTCAGCGCCGACCTGTCGCTGCCCTCGGAGGTGGATCGCCTCGCACAGACCCTCGCCGCCTCGGGCACGCCAGTCGATGTGCTCGTCAACAATGCCGGTTTCGCCACCCACGGCACCTTCGCCGAGCAGGACGCCACCCGGATGAACGATGAGATCGCGGTGAATGTCGCTGCGGTAGTAGCTCTTACACGAGCCCTGGTGCCGGGCATGGTGTCGCGCGGCCGGGGAGCCGTCGTGAATATCGCCTCGACAGCGGCATTCCAGCCCATCCCGTTCATGGCCGTCTACGGTGCGACGAAGGCTTTTGTCCTCTCCTTCACCGAGGCCCTGTGGGGCGAACTCGAAGGCAGCGGAGTCGACGCCCTGGCGCTGTGCCCGGGCGCGACCGATACCGAATTCTTCGATGTGGCAGGCGAATCCGCGAGCGTGGGCAAACGTCAGACCCCCGCCCAGGTCGTCGCGACCGCCATGCGCGCACTGGATCAGCGCAGGCGTCCGCCCAGTGTGGTGTCCGGCTGCGCGAACCGCTGGTCGTCCCGGCTGCCGCGAGTACTCCCGCGCCGCGCCACCATTCGGGTGACGCGAAATCTGGTGGGGGCCAAGTAATCATGTACGCCCTACGCCCCAGCTACCTCGGCGATATCCCGGCAATGCGGCACCACCTGCACAGTGAACGCCTGGTCTCGGCATCGGCGGAGCGCACCTTCGCGGTCCTGGCCGCCGGTGAGGGCCAGCGGGATTGGGCGGAGGGCTACCGGGCCACCACCTGGTACGGCACGGCTCCGCACGATGCCGCCACGGTGCGCGACATCCACCTGCGCTGGATCACCGTCCGCGAGCGCTTCCTGGCGTGGGAGCCAGGTGTCAGATTCGCGTTCTCCACCGATGCCATGTCGATTCCCCTGGCGCACAGGATGATCGAGGACATCACCTTCGACCCGGTGGGTGCCGATGAGTGCCGGCTGATCTGGCAGGTCCACCTGGACCCCGCCGCGGCCCTGCGGCCCTTCGAATCCCGCCTGGTGCGAACGGTTTTCCAGCCGATGTTCGAATCCTTCGCCGCCGGTCTCGCCCGCTACGCGTGCGCCAACCCCGCCTGACCCGGCAGCTCAGACCGTCCGCTGCATGACGTAATCGTGGTGCAGCTGGGAGCCGACGGTGAAGGTCTTGGTGCCCGCGATTTCGAATCCGTGTTTGCGGTAGAAGCGCTGGGCCCGCGCATTCTGCTGATTCACACCCAGCCATACGCCCGCGCGCCCGGCCTCGCGGGCCTCATCGAGCGCGGAACCCATGAGCGCCCCCGAGACTCCATTGCCGTGGTGCCCGGGCAGCACGTACATCTTGCTGATCTCGGTGACGGGCCGCAGATCGATCAGGGCGGCAACATCCGGATCGGCGGGCTCGGCCGCGTGGAGCAGGGAGTAGCCGACGATCTGCGCATCCGAAACCGCCTTGAGCACGGTGCGATCCAGGTCGGTGAGGTATTCGCCGAATCGCGCGGGGGAGAGCACATCGTCGATGAAAGCGGCGATATCGGCGGGCGTGGATTCCGGCGGACAGGCCAGCGGAAAGGTGACGGCCGCGACTTCACCCAGCGCCCCCGCATCCGCGGGTACCGCCCGCTCGACGGTGACTGGGGAGTTGCTCACCCGTCCAGTGAAACATGTCCGGCCACCGGCAGCGCTGTGACCTCTGCCGCTCCCGCGCGGGTGTGGAAGGCCCGCGCACAGCCGATCAGCACCACCGCGAACACCAGTGGCACCGCGAATCCGGCACGCAGATTCGAGGCGTCCGCGATCACGCCGACCACCACGCCGCCGACGATGGTGCCGCCGTAATTGAACAGGTTGAGCCGGGCGATGAGCGCGTCCAGGCCGCGCCCGCTGGTGAGCTGCCCCGCCTCGCTGAAGCAGAGCGGCACGATCAGCGGCAGCCCGATACCGGCGACCAGGAATCCGGCGATGGCGGCAATCGGTGCGGGCGCGGTGACCACGACGAGCAGGCCGATCGAACCGACCACCGCCGCACCCCGCACCACCGCGCGCGGTCCGAACCGCCGCACCCACAGATCACCGGTGAGGCGGCCGACCAGCGATGCCCCCTGATAGGCGGCCAGCGCCAGAGCGGCGGTCGCGGAGGAGGACAGCAGCACATCGGTGAGATACAAAGCCGACCAGTTGCCGACCGCGAAGTCGATGGCGAAGGCGAGCGCCACGATGACACCGAAGGCCAGGAAGATGCGCACGGGCACCGTGCTGGTGGGCTCCGGCTCGGCCGGTCCGGCCTCGGCCTCCCGGGCGCCGAGTAGTCGCGGTCCCGCGAGCAGCGCCCCGAGCAGCACCACCAGCACGGCCGCCAGGATCGAGAGGCGCAGGGACACATGCAGTCCCTCGAAGGCCGCCACGAACAGCGCACCGGTGATCGACCCGGCGCTCCACGCCGCATAGAACGAGGAGAGCACGAATCGGCCATAGCCGTGTTGAATGAATACCGCCTGCATATTGGTGCCCGCATCGACGATGCCGACCGCGAGCCCGTACACGCCCAGCGTCACGAACAGCACTATCTTGTTCGGGGAGAACGCGACTCCGACACCCGAGGCGGCGATGAGCAGCAGACCGATGCGCAATGCGGTCCGACTGGAGAAGTGCAGTGCGATCTTCTCGGCGGTGATGCTGCCGACGCCCGCGAGCAGTGAGAGAAGCGCCACAGCCGCCACGATCAAGGTATCGGTGAGGCCGAACTTGTCACGCTGCTGCGGCAGTTCGGTCAGCACGACGGCCAGGAAGAATCCCTGCAGCGCGAACGCCACCGAATTCGCCGCGCGCGCCGCGCGGAGCAGCGGGTTCGTGGTCTGCGGGGGGAGCATCCCGAAAGAGTAGCGGCGGCAAAGCAGTCCGGCATCCCGGGCACGGGTAACAATCCGCGCGGCACTTCATTACGTACCGCTCGCGGTTGGATAACGAATCTTGCCGCTTTCCTGCCGAGGGGGCTGTGCACTGCGGCACTCTGGAAGGTACGGCGTGGGCCGGTGGTTTCCGGGTACATCGGGAGCGGCCCATGGAGAAGTGGCTGGGGCGGTGATCGTGTGAGCACGAGGCGAGTGGAAGTTCCGCGCGGGCAATCGGTGGCTCTCGCCGATCCGGAACCGAATCAGAAATCAGCGGTGACGGATTCGCGCGGGCATCGGCCGGCGGACCGCTGCCGGGAACCCGGCTGCCCGGACTGCCAGTGGGACGAACAGCGGCTGAAGTTCTGGCTACGCGCCAGGCTGCTGGCCGCCGGCGTGGAGGATGTGCAGGTCGATGCTCCGATCGGCACGCTGACCCCAGATCTGCTGTGGCGCATGGACGATCGGGTATGCGCGATCGAGGTATCCACTACGCCACCGGATTTGGTGCGCGCGAAGCAGCTCACCGTGGCGCTGCGCACCGGCGGGTGCAGCGAAGTACTGTGGATCACACCCCCCGGATTCTGGACCTCGCAGCTGCCCGCACTGGGCCTCGACGACTTCGCCCCGGCCTCCTGCGACTATCGTGCGCTGGGCGGCCTGCTGGCCGCGGGCCCCGGTGGGGTGGTGTCACCCAGCCAAACCGCCTGTGAATTACGGGAGTTCATCACAGGATGGGTCGCGCAGGAGCTCGCGTACGGCTTCCGCGACGAGCACACGGGAGGTTGGGCGATGGTGACGGATTGGGAACGGCACACGCGCACACAGGCCACGGTCATCGCGCGCCAGCGCCAGGAAATCATGAACCAGCGCACCGCACTCGCCCTGGCCCGCAAGGCGACCCGCGACAAGACCAAGCAGATGCTGAGACTGACCGGTCGCCTGGAGCGCGCCGAGGTGTCCGCCCAGCAGCAAGCCGACGATCTGGCCCAGGTCCGCCGTCGCCTCGCCGATCACGCCCGGGTGGATGCCACCCTCCGAATCACCGTGGCGGCCCAGAAGACAGCGCTGGCGCACTGGCAACTCATCTCCTGGTTCGCCCTGCTGATCATCGTCGCGTTCATCGGTGCGGGCCTGCTGATCAAATAGCTCACCGCAATAGCTCACCCCCCGCCCATGCCCCCCGCCCCGGAGTAGGTCCCCTCGTCATCCCGGCATGCTTTGGCCGGGATCCACAGTCGGATCCCGGCCAAAAAACACGCCGGAACGACGAGGAACCGGTCCCGGTCGTACGGGCTCGCCGCAGCGCGTGCTAGCGGCTGAGCCGGAACGGCCCACGGTCCCAGCGCCATTGGTGCCGCAGCACCATGGCAGCGAGGTCCAG encodes the following:
- a CDS encoding TetR/AcrR family transcriptional regulator produces the protein MTESGTATERPRRRYAPRLPPEQRRAQLLDAAFEVLTRVELHELSMEAVAQAAGVGKPVLYTVFKTRADLVEALLERERELALEQVVTTLPTDLLGADPVVAASSAVEAFVGVVLANPTRWRLILASPGSAPAEYRAALRSSRTGIFEQAEALVRMGAALDPRWATVDSGLLTNSLLTVAEMLGGLAVSEPDEYPAQRLEGFVRAIVQLLTGGRE
- a CDS encoding ABC-F family ATP-binding cassette domain-containing protein, whose product is MPIGQLTLSEITKRYHDSAVLDRVSLSIRPGDKVGVVGDNGSGKSTLLRLMAGRERPDNGDVIVQSPGGMGYVAQTLDLPLTATVDDAINLALSDIRELEARLRSAELALVAPGPLGKRLAAYDDLLVRFEARGGYEIDQRVATALHGLGLPDLARDRLLGTLSGGELRRLALAATLASAPELLLLDEPTNDLDDTAVEWLEQHLRAHRGTVVAVTHDRVFLERITSVVLEVAAGRVSRHGNGYTGYLTAKAAERQRRQQEYDAWHTDLSRSQRLATSNVVRLEAIPRKLPLAVFAAGPFRTRTRGHGTMSRIRNAKKRVNRLTANPAAPPPNPLHFTTEWNQPSNSPAPQFPDGPLRFDSESNSASELLEPQVAGRAACVGDGRLRLDAEGGVAGGVSELSVAELVDVVVDGRLRLGELRIGVGDRLLVTGPNGVGKTTLLRVLAGELVADRGVVTVRGRVGHLRQEESPWAADRTVLDAFASGRLGCPDEHAEQLLALGLFRPADLGLRIGELSYGQRRRIELARLVSDPADLLLLDEPTNHLSPALVEDLEQALLGFSGAVVLVTHDRRMRAQFQGRRLEMVASQHLHCAT
- a CDS encoding TetR/AcrR family transcriptional regulator, encoding MGTARPRRVRGEGEQLRGELVTAAIDLLLEPQALPAPSLRAIARASGVAPSAVYMHFPSQEALMYAVTEELFGRLRTALDAGEAAEGTAETRLRSLIGAYLQWSRDYPGAYQLLFERPDPAIDSGAGPGLDLLDRLAELLQVAGAAADRTLSLRIWSVLHGIASLRIHKPTAPWTSAPEDEAWAIIRALGELP
- a CDS encoding SDR family NAD(P)-dependent oxidoreductase, which encodes MDQWNGSTAVVTGASSGIGAEFATALARRQCNLVLVARREDRLRDLATRIEGEYGVRVQVVSADLSLPSEVDRLAQTLAASGTPVDVLVNNAGFATHGTFAEQDATRMNDEIAVNVAAVVALTRALVPGMVSRGRGAVVNIASTAAFQPIPFMAVYGATKAFVLSFTEALWGELEGSGVDALALCPGATDTEFFDVAGESASVGKRQTPAQVVATAMRALDQRRRPPSVVSGCANRWSSRLPRVLPRRATIRVTRNLVGAK
- a CDS encoding SRPBCC family protein is translated as MYALRPSYLGDIPAMRHHLHSERLVSASAERTFAVLAAGEGQRDWAEGYRATTWYGTAPHDAATVRDIHLRWITVRERFLAWEPGVRFAFSTDAMSIPLAHRMIEDITFDPVGADECRLIWQVHLDPAAALRPFESRLVRTVFQPMFESFAAGLARYACANPA
- a CDS encoding GNAT family N-acetyltransferase, which produces MSNSPVTVERAVPADAGALGEVAAVTFPLACPPESTPADIAAFIDDVLSPARFGEYLTDLDRTVLKAVSDAQIVGYSLLHAAEPADPDVAALIDLRPVTEISKMYVLPGHHGNGVSGALMGSALDEAREAGRAGVWLGVNQQNARAQRFYRKHGFEIAGTKTFTVGSQLHHDYVMQRTV
- a CDS encoding MFS transporter yields the protein MLPPQTTNPLLRAARAANSVAFALQGFFLAVVLTELPQQRDKFGLTDTLIVAAVALLSLLAGVGSITAEKIALHFSSRTALRIGLLLIAASGVGVAFSPNKIVLFVTLGVYGLAVGIVDAGTNMQAVFIQHGYGRFVLSSFYAAWSAGSITGALFVAAFEGLHVSLRLSILAAVLVVLLGALLAGPRLLGAREAEAGPAEPEPTSTVPVRIFLAFGVIVALAFAIDFAVGNWSALYLTDVLLSSSATAALALAAYQGASLVGRLTGDLWVRRFGPRAVVRGAAVVGSIGLLVVVTAPAPIAAIAGFLVAGIGLPLIVPLCFSEAGQLTSGRGLDALIARLNLFNYGGTIVGGVVVGVIADASNLRAGFAVPLVFAVVLIGCARAFHTRAGAAEVTALPVAGHVSLDG